A single Cannabis sativa cultivar Pink pepper isolate KNU-18-1 chromosome 7, ASM2916894v1, whole genome shotgun sequence DNA region contains:
- the LOC115697832 gene encoding auxin response factor 6, whose product MGSLWSQKKRKMRLSAVGFSPQPQEGEKRVLNSELWHACAGPLVSLPAVGSRVVYFPQGHSEQVAASTNREVDAHIPNYPSLPPQLICQLHNVTMHADIDTDEVYAQMTLQPLSPEEQKEAYLPAELGAPSKQPTNYFCKTLTASDTSTHGGFSVPRRAAEKVFPPLDFSQQPPAQELIARDLHDNEWKFRHIFRGQPKRHLLTTGWSVFVSAKRLVAGDSVLFIWNEKNQLLLGIRRANRPQTVMPSSVLSSDSMHLGLLAAAAHAAATNSRFTIFYNPRASPSEFVIPLAKYVKAVYHTRVSVGMRFRMLFETEESSVRRYMGTITGISDLDAVRWPNSHWRSVKVGWDESTAGDRQPRVSLWEIEPLTTFPMYPSPFPLRLKRPWPPGLPAFHGMKEDDLGMNSQLMWLRGDYGDRGIQALNYQGVGLSPWMQPRFDASMLGLQPDMYQAMAAAALQEMRAVDPSKPIPTSLLQFQQTQIPNRSAAAAALMQSQMMQQSQPQQVFLQGMQDNQHSTQPHLLQQQLQQQHSFNSSNQQQQQQQQQQLPSQQQQQQLVDHQQISSAVSPMSHYSSSSQSQSPSMQTISSMCQQQSYPDSNGTAVTTSIVSPLHSILGSYPPDESSHLLNMPRSNISSSVWPSKRAAVEPLISSGPQCVLPQVEQLGQPQNNLSQNSVSLPPFPGRECTIDQEGNTDPHSHLLFGVNIEPSSLLMQNGMSNLRGVGSDNDSTTVPFPCSSYMSTTGTDFSLNPAITPSSCIDESGFLQSPDNSGQGNQPSRTFVKVYKSGSFGRSLDLTKFSSYHELRSELARMFGLEGELEDPLRSGWQLVFVDRENDVLLLGDDPWQEFVNSVWCIKILSPQEVQQMGKRGLELLHSVSMQRLSNNSCDDYPSCQDSRNLSSGITSVGSLEY is encoded by the exons ATGGGTTCCTTGTGGAGTCAAAAGAAAAGAA AAATGAGGCTCTCTGCAGTTGGTTTTAGCCCTCAGCCCCAGGAAG GGGAGAAGAGGGTTTTGAATTCTGAGCTATGGCATGCTTGTGCTGGTCCACTTGTTTCTTTGCCTGCTGTTGGAAGCAGGGTTGTTTACTTTCCACAAGGTCACAGTGAACAG GTTGCTGCATCAACAAACAGGGAAGTGGATGCACATATTCCTAACTACCCTAGCTTACCGCCACAGCTTATTTGTCAACTTCACAATGTGACGATGCAT GCAGACATTGACACCGATGAAGTGTATGCACAAATGACTTTGCAACCACTAAGTCCG GAAGAACAAAAGGAGGCCTACCTTCCAGCAGAGTTGGGCGCTCCCAGCAAACAACCGACAAATTACTTTTGTAAAACCTTGACGGCCAGTGACACAAGTACCCATGGAGGATTCTCAGTTCCTCGCCGGGCAGCTGAAAAAGTGTTTCCTCCCTTG GACTTCTCCCAGCAGCCACCAGCACAAGAGCTAATTGCGAGGGATCTTCATGATAATGAATGGAAATTTAGACATATATTCCGTG GCCAGCCAAAAAGACATCTCCTTACAACTGGTTGGAGTGTTTTTGTTAGCGCTAAAAGACTTGTCGCTGGTGACTCGGTGCTTTTTATCTG GAATGAAAAAAATCAGTTACTCCTTGGCATCCGGCGAGCAAATAGGCCTCAAACTGTGATGCCTTCATCAGTTTTATCGAGTGACAGCATGCACTTGGGGCTTCTTGCTGCTGCTGCTCATGCAGCTGCAACAAATAGTCGCTTCACAATTTTTTATAACCCAAG GGCTAGTCCATCTGAATTTGTCATTCCCCTGGCCAAGTACGTCAAAGCAGTTTATCATACACGAGTTTCTGTTGGTATGCGCTTTAGAATGCTGTTTGAAACAGAAGAATCAAGCGTTCGTCG ATACATGGGCACGATAACTGGCATAAGTGATTTAGATGCTGTTCGGTGGCCTAATTCACACTGGCGCTCAGTCAAG GTGGGCTGGGATGAATCGACGGCAGGGGATAGGCAGCCGAGAGTGTCCCTGTGGGAGATTGAGCCGCTAACAACATTCCCCATGTATCCATCACCATTTCCCCTTAGGCTTAAAAGACCTTGGCCACCGGGACTTCCTGCGTTTCACG gtatgAAAGAGGACGACCTTGGCATGAACTCTCAGCTTATGTGGCTTCGAGGAGATTATGGAGACCGTGGAATCCAAGCTCTAAATTATCAGGGTGTTGGGCTCTCACCATGGATGCAGCCAAGGTTCGACGCCTCAATGCTTGGTCTGCAACCTGACATGTACCAAGCTATGGCTGCTGCTGCACTTCAAGAAATGAGGGCAGTTGATCCGTCGAAACCAATACCGACTTCCCTTCTGCAATTCCAGCAGACTCAAATCCCAAACAGatctgctgctgctgctgctttgATGCAATCCCAAATGATGCAACAATCTCAACCTCAACAGGTGTTTCTCCAAGGCATGCAGGACAATCAGCATTCAACACAGCCACACCTTCTTCAGCAACAATTGCAACAACAGCATTCATTCAATAGCAGTAATCAGcaacagcagcagcagcagcagcaacaGCTGCCTTCACAACAGCAACAGCAGCAACTAGTTGACCACCAGCAAATTTCAAGTGCCGTGTCTCCAATGTCCCACTATTCTTCATCTTCTCAATCACAATCACCGTCCATGCAGACCATCTCTTCAATGTGTCAACAACAGAGTTATCCCGATTCAAATGGAACTGCTGTGACCACCAGCATTGTTTCTCCCTTGCACAGCATATTGGGTTCATATCCACCAgatgaatcatcccacttgctCAACATGCCTAGGAGCAACATATCCTCATCGGTCTGGCCATCAAAGCGTGCTGCAGTTGAACCTCTTATATCTTCTGGACCTCAATGTGTTTTGCCTCAAGTTGAACAGTTGGGGCAGCCACAGAATAATCTCTCCCAGAATTCTGTTTCGCTGCCACCCTTTCCTGGCAGGGAGTGCACGATTGACCAAGAAGGGAATACCGATCCACATAGCCATCTTTTGTTTGGTGTCAATATAGAACCCTCATCTCTTCTTATGCAGAATGGAATGTCAAATCTTAGGGGAGTAGGCAGTGATAATGACTCCACAACTGTACCGTTTCCTTGTTCTAGTTACATGAGTACTACAGGAACCGATTTTTCACTTAATCCTGCAATTACACCTTCCAGTTGCATCGATGAATCCGGTTTCCTGCAGTCTCCAGACAATTCAGGCCAAGGAAACCAACCGTCCAGAACCTTTGTTAAG GTTTACAAGTCAGGGTCCTTCGGGAGGTCATTAGATCTCACCAAATTCAGCAGCTACCATGAGCTGCGAAGTGAACTTGCTCGCATGTTCGGCCTTGAAGGCGAGTTGGAGGACCCCCTGAGATCAGGCTGGCAGCTTGTATTTGTTGACCGGGAGAACGATGTTCTTCTCCTTGGCGATGACCCCTGGCA GGAGTTTGTCAATAGCGTCTGGTGCATTAAGATACTTTCACCGCAAGAAGTGCAACAGATGGGCAAACGAGGCTTGGAACTTCTCCACTCAGTCTCGATGCAGAGGCTTTCCAACAACAGTTGCGACGATTACCCGAGCTgtcaagattcaagaaactTGAGCTCAGGGATAACGTCGGTGGGGTCACTCGAATACTGA